CAATGAAGAAAATCCTTGAGATCTACACAGGCTTTGAAGGTCTTAAATCTCTAGTTGATGTTGGAGGTGGTGTTGGAGCCGTAATGAACATGATTGTCACCAAGTATCCCCATATAAAGGGCATTAATTTTGATTTGCCCCATGTTATTGAAGATGCACCATCTTATCCGGGTAATTTTAAAATCCCATAAAACCTTAGAATTTAGATAGTGGATATGGCCTTGCTTATTTTATCAAATCATTATCATGTATGTATAGTTATAGTGCTTGGCTAATTTAGTGTTTAAAATAATAGCATTGCTTAATTAATACTTAATGGTGGCCCTACTTGATCATTTGATATTAATTACTAAGTTAATAAAAGTTTATGGTTTCGTGTAGGAGTGGAGCATGTTGGTGGCGACATGTTTGTCAGTGTTCCAAAAGCAGATGCTGTTTTTATGAAGGTGAATTACGATCCGAATACAGTAATCAGGCAATCACTAAATTTCTAGTCCAGCTTAGAGACTTTGAGATCCATTACTTAAATAATTGGAAGGCCCAACAAACAATTATCAATCCAGTTACACCAAACATGATTTTGATACCagcatttttttaataattaaatatgtttttttatttggttaattaaaaaataatttaaatatacaaTTACTTAATAACAAGCGTTTTTTATATGGGTGTCAAAAATATTtagtaataaataattaaatagtgTTTTAATTATtaccttgaaaaaaaaaattattcataagGAATCATATTGTTGGTCAAATTATTCATAGAAGAACAAAAATTGGCCCAGTATACtcaaacttttttattttttattagtttttgcaGAACATGGATAATTTCGTTATTGAATTCATCTTTCATCTCTAATTTATCTAAATTGTTTTTATCTGAATGAAGTGGATTTGCCATGACTGGAGTGATGATCATTGCATAAAGTTTTTGAAGAACTGCTATGATGCACTCCCCTACAACGGGAAGGTGATAGTGGCCGAATGCATTCTTCCGGTGGCGCCGGATTCTAGCTTGGCCACGAAGGGCGTGGTCCACATCGACGTGATCATGTTGGCTCACAACCCAGGTGGGAAAGAGAGAACAGAGAAAGAGTTTGAGGCCCTTGCCATGGCTGCTGGATTCCAAGGTTTCCGAGTCCTCTGCTGCGCTTTCAACACCTATATCATGGAATTCCTCAAGAAGCCTTAAAATTGTTGGCCATGGATTCGTTTATCATGTTATACATGGGTTGACAGATTCTACTTATGGTGCCTTCTTCCACGGAAAATGTTAATTTTTCTCCTCTAAAGTACACATTAGGCGAAGAATAATGAACACGTTGATTGTATTCTACCTCTATACTATAACAAGTCATATATTTTCGGATCCTTCTCTGTAATGCCAAATACTTTTCGGATAATTAACAAGAACTTTCCATTTTCCAATTGAAGTATATGCATAGTAAAGTAATTAACAAAGAGAGAATATATTATTGAGATATATATATTAGAACAGTCCAATAATGTAGGTACATATAGTTTTCTAGTGAGAAAACTACACCCCTTTTAAAAACATTATGAGAAAACATCATTCTAATTAAAAACGTGACAACATAATTACAAACTGCTAACGATTATTAGACCAAGAATGAATAAGCAACACTAACAAATTTTGAAGGTTTAACAAATAAATTCCACTACACTCCTTTTTAACTGTTCCTACAAGAAAACTACACAAGGTGTAATCCTTCAAAACATATCACGAGCAAGCGTAGTGTCGAACAAAGTTATATGACCATGTTCAGTTTTCAATACGCAAATGCCACTAACAATCATAGAGTGCTTCTTAGGTGTGACTTGTGAGGAATGGATACCTGGATAGAAAAAAAGAAGTGAAACTTGAGAAGTCAAATATTCTTTGTTTCCTCCCTCCCCTGTTACTCTTAATTTTAGTTCTTACCAAACACAAATCTTATTTGTTCTTGAAAAGTTCTAAACAATGTTCTTTAACCAAGTCCCTACTCCAAAAAGTCTTATAATACTCTGCATAGGTGAATCCCCTATAAACGGCTCCATTTTCATCTTCCGTGAGTGGTTTAGCAGGGCTTATCAAAGCAGAGTCACAGGGACAAAGAAACGAAGCCACAGAAAGTCTTGGCTTCTCAGAGTTGACTATAGCCCGATGCCACACACTCTTGTAGATCCCGTTACTCAAAGCCTGCACCACAAGTAATAAGTAGAGTAAGTactttcttattttaaaaagaatgaaCTCAACACAATAAAAAGAAATGGAATAGAATAGTCAATCTAGCACGGCGTACACTTGTTTACCTGCAGTTGGTCACCAATGTTAATGACAAAGGCATTGGGATGGGGCTTAACGGCGAGCCACTTGCCATCTTTGAAGACTTGAAGGCCGGAAACGTGGAGGTCTTGGAGCAGAATTGTGAGGGCATTAGGGTCAGTGTGTCCTGGCAATCCGTACGTGAGTTCTGGCTCTGGGCATGGTGGGTAGTAGTTCACTGCCATGTGCTGTCCTTGTTCTCCCAACACATTGTTTATGTATTCCTTTTCTAACCCTAAGCTCTCCGATATCAATTCTTGTATTCTCATGCCCAGTGCTCTTACTCCTTTGCAGTAATTTGACACTGTTTCCCTGCCACCGCCAcaatacaattttaaaaaaaataaaaaccccTTCTCTTTTTGGACCCCTTTTTTGGTCACCTATTTTTAGACTTGAAAACAAAACTGAAAGACAGACCTCTACGCATTGGGTTCTCCCCACTCTTATGGGCCTATCAATGTTTCAATTTATGGCTATGACAAACACAAACTTGCAGAAGACCCCAAAACATAACAACCTTATTTCATCACGAcgccaaaaaaaaaagttttgttACATCaaagatattttttcttaaaacaaTATCGaatatatctattatatttattactaattttataataaaaatataccacATGtcacttttctatttttattgaaatcaaatctttttttttaaattaaagaattctctctttttttctatttctctcatTCCTTCACCCACTTTATCTctcttatatatcattatcaatgaCTAATTACATATTTAGCAATTAAAATATGTAACATAATATTCTCTAATtgtattcaaattaaattaaaatattaaaattcaaattgaaatataattatattatatattatatattataaattactaactaatttaataaccaAAATATGTCACATGATACTGtcttattaaaattgagaagaaatatttttctctaaaattaagaAACTCCCTTTTTATATTCTCTTAtctacctctctctttttttttctctaccttttttattctatatataatttataatttatattttataataataatttgacaaattaaaatatatcaaccgatattttttttattacaattaaaataagaagaatgctagggggccagcaattttggtgttttgtaaccatcaattggccatcaatagtatttttaatagtgtgagattATATCTAATAGTATCTAATAGTGGGAGATCTATCACTTTTGTTTTGATGGTTAAGTGCTGGccaaaaaatacaaaagttgCTGCCCCTTAgactttttcttaaaataatttttttttaaattaacaaactccttctctcattcttcttctttatctttctttctcttttctctcattctctatttttcccttcttctatgttctaaaaaaaataaaattaataaaataatataatttaaataaaaataataatattattatatgcatattttcttattttgttttaaatttttactacttatctttctaatttatatttttacttctctttttttaaatatttattacatataatttggaGAGAATACTAACGTTATGATTAAAAGTTAGAATCAAGattcaattatttaaaaaaaaattaattttatgttaattttataactatgaatataaatttttgtgtGCTAAtgtctaattatatttttatatatatagcaaaaaaatattatatttaaatatcaaacataaaaattaattatttttatttgcaCAATAAACTTAACAcctaattaaatgtaaaagtatacacgttaaattcttttaaattttagaaacaaatattaaaattaattattagtaaataattaaactctttcacataaaaataataactaaaaatcatattatttgaattttttaatctaTAGAAATCCTAATCTGCTTAGTCGACAAATATTTTTGTCTCCTACAacctttttataaaaataatttaattctCTAAATTTTCTGTGTTATAAtctatattattaaaaaaatcaacataattttaaaaatttatatctttaaattttattacaaataaaaatactaattaaaatatGAGTAAACatccaaatttttatttaaggAATTTTAACTCGAACACTTtgatttaaaagattttattattctataaGTCATCAATAATAACCCTTGACCATAGACTAGTTtctctattatttttaattaaatttttaatacgcatgtaatacaaataaatttttaagacATTTCGTTATAAGACAAATATGTccaaataatattattataagacaacatttttttaaaaatatcaaatttttaaaataacaaaataaccaGTTTATCTGGCGAAGTATTTTTCaaagaaattttaaaaacttttattaaaataaatttaaaatttatataaaaacattttaaataattattttaaaatagttttatcACAATTTATGAATATTTTCCAGATCTATGCTCGTATTAACATGTAACGCCATTTCAAGGCACTCACTAAGCGGCTACTTGGGTAGAGTAGGGTCGGAGGGACATAGATCAGATCTACATTCCTCTAGATCTAATAACCTACACGCTTACGTCAACACGGAATTATACGGTGACGTCATATCTAATGAAAAGTTTTTGGTACATACGCATCTAATATCTTTTAGCACATTCACATCGACAACaacacttcaaattttttagtattacttgtataatttttatcttaaattaatCGTTGTCCAGGTTTTAAATTACCATGTCAATTAGTTAGTTTAaatgacataatttttttatatttatttaaaaaattatgagtttgaatttttttatttttaataaaaaataaattactatgAATATTATTAGACACATTAATTAATGACAAAGTTTTTAGGTCTATTAATTAAGAGATTAATATGTCTGAATTTGTTTTATGTatgaatattattaattaagagATTAAGAATTTGAGTAAGAATTATATCTATATCAAGTTTTTATATTATCCAAATTAATATGTTTCAAATGTAAAATTAAGTCTTAGTATATATTAATAGAAACAACTTTGCTAGATAATTAACAAGGGATgcaattaatataataaattagtaacatttttttgaattttttttggaaggaacataaatttaaattatcataaaaaatatttaaaatttaataaaaaaatatttaaaatctaaaaaaatatctaaaatcaaataaaaataaacatctaaaattattataaacagaatatctaaaatttaataaaaaattgaaaatataacaaataaaaacatctaaaacttagtaaaaaaaatatgtaaaattattttaaaaaaattcaaaacataatgaaacaaaacataaaaaaaatattaaaaaaatatctaaaactaTTTAAAAAGATCTAAAATCTAAAGAAAAGTCacatataaaaatatctaaaatatataaaaaatatatatatctaaaatataaaaaaaacatctaaaataaataataaaaatttgagaAGCGTTTGAAAGAGGAGAGTTCAACAACAGGACGACCGGTGAAAGACCTAGAGAGACCGACGAGGCGAAGAGTGCGGCAGCGGAAGAATAGGAAATTGTGGTTTCGGAGCGTTACGGATTGAAGTAGTAAAACATATATTTTGAGTGgaaaagtaattttttaaaaattttaaaagtaggtttatgatgatttattgatttAACTGCGTTCATAGTTGGTTACATATAGTTTTTCCAATCTAAAATACacaatttagaatttaaattttctaaagtttgaatttcactttagagagtaaagtgtgatcttctaccattgaataattttttttttatatttatttttagtccTATCTATAAAATCAATGATAAGAGATCAcattttactctctaaagtaaaattcaaactttaaaggATTCAAATCCCACAATTTATAatgtatatttaaaaaaaaaaagcataaaaatctATTCCTATGCGGCTACGCTCATGGGAAAGGGGCAACGATTATGACGACATACTTGTACCTAAAGATGACGACACTACTCTTCCTACTCCAACCTTTTACCGTAGGGTAgtgctagggagccaatggcttaagtgtacaatgtgtacaatggactAAATTTTTGGTccatgaataaaatgaacatcaccatactagctagaataaccatccgataCCAAGGATAACCATCCGGATACcaaggataataaacatctcaataaaaaattaaactgattttggggttcaccaaggatcgaactcttgacttttcgaatctagaactctaataccatatctgaaaccactcatcccaaaaacgTAACCTGACAggacaatgtaacactaatggtcatatctctaatacttcttaaacctccattgtacacattgtacgcttaggccattggctccctagaCTTTTTCTTTACCGTAACCTTTGTCCTCTTTTGCTGTGATGTTTACCAATTTGATACCGCAAAACTAATttagattaaaaattaaacttCTTCGTATGCataaaatgaatatctcataataattatttacaATTCCCGTTACGTTATCAACAGTATTTCTGCCAATtctaatttataataatatttaataaaaatatctttataaatatgtctaataaaaatatttttttataattatatttaatagaaatatctttatagatatatttttaagatatatctttttatatatgtgtttaaaatataataattaattattgttagtaATAAGTTGACAAATAATATGTTgatatctatatttttttaattatttattatcataGGAACAAAAACTCTGCTATTATaagtttgaaaaatttttaaatatatcgatatatttatattttaataaattttaattattacttttatttatatatattatatatatattttataattaaaattaataattaaaaattattaaaataatagtatataatacacttgaattttttttataaatctaTATTATATAACACATTAACACTTTATAAGAAtggatttgaattttttaaaatttaaattttattttaaaatgtaaaatataatcttttattatttgttttataaataagatcaagaataaatataaaaaaaattatttaaaaataaaaaattatattttattttttaaaataaaaatttaaaatttagataatcTAAATTGAATACACTTGCCTAGGCGAGAAATATCTTTGTCTTTTTTGTCGTCGGTAATCTCGCTAATCGTTGTCTTTATTAATTTGAGTCTGAATTAGTatacattataaaatttaatgatGGCTGAACCCTTAAGAACATGACATGTAAGCCGCAAGGTTcgagaatattaaaataaaataaaaataaaggatcaattaatatatattttaacagCATATGTCGaacttattatttaaatatattatatatttattaaaaaattactcatttttattaatactaattttaatatatataataaattgaaCAAAAAGAGGTTGATATGAACAAGAAACACGAAGAGGAGAAGGGGGATGGTCTTGAGGAGGGTTAGTTTGACATTTCACAATAACTGGCGGTGTATCTTTTGGATTTGGATTTGGGTTCTGTTTCGTTCCGTTAACTATGTTTtctaacaaaaaagaaaatgaatagTAAACATTTTGAAGAAcacaataaattaaaatgataaaatatttctccttatttttctctttGGTATATGCTATCAACATTACAAATTAACTCAGTTGCTAACGAGTCAACCATTTTTTCCCCAACAAATGTTATTTGTATTATCTTTTTACatacatatttttataaatgactttatgatataaaaatcattttcttttaattttgtatcgagtacttttaatattaaaaataaaagatatgtAAAAAGAAGTACTTATAACATTTCTTTTTTCTCCCAACAGAACTACCAAAAATGAAAGGCTTTGTAACctaaaaatcatataaaaaaataataatcatgCTATGTATATTCAGAAAAGCAatcacaaaattaattattgataaaatacaaaacatacatttaaaataaattaaataatacatatttatacataaatatatagtGACTAATTTATTGTGTTTATAcgatctttttaaaaaattaaagacatGACATGAGAGGAAATATATTTTCCAtgtttaattaatatataaaaaatatgaatgaaatttgagaaaaattttaatatgaacATGAAAAGTGCCAATCAAAAACATTATTGTATGTAttgagaaagaaataaaaaaaaaattttttgccTTTTTAAATTTAAGTCATAACTATAAATTGTAAGAATATGTCAGAGaataaatatcataaaaataGTTAAGACAgttatttcttttatatttgTCTGATTTTTTTGCACAATATATTAGACTAGGTCTGCAgtgttttattaaaaaaatagaaaatttattATAGTTAATGtcaaaacttttttaaaaatgaagaaaaaccaatctaaataaaattcaatattccacaaatttgatatatatatatatatatatatatatatatatatatatatatatatatatatatgagttaataaataatgaaaaacAATGTATTCTCTTGTCCAAAGATCAAATGCTGACGCAAAAGAAAGATTGTGTTCTCTTGTCTAAAGGAAGAAAGAatagtaaattatttttaagttttaaatggAGACTACaaatgttaaataaaataagaaagtCCACCTTGTGACTTGTGAATTAacattgttttttatttttattttcgtaCATGTGATGTAAGATTCGAGTTGGACCACACCCCATCACTCTATGTATCGCAACAATTATTAGTCTAACACacaattaaattttgataaaaatggTAAAAGTGAAAATAAACACGTGCTCGTAGTTAATATATATGTGTCTGTGGACGTCATTGTCTTCTAGAGTAATTTATTATCTTCTCGTCTCCGTCCATAAAATTTGTacatctttaatttttattgagaaaaaaaaatcccAAAAAAGAAATCCAAGATAAAGAGTGCTACTAAATatatattgtaacaaaaatgtTACATGTTAATTTGTTTTATTATGAGAGAATGCAAGAGGGCCCTTCATAAATATCGCTTAACATTTTGCTCTTTAATGAAAAGAAAACTGAGATAAATATACAAAAGCAGTAATAGTAGTAATTAAGAGTTAAGACTTTGTGATGAGGACCAATTTGTCCACCCATATACGTCTGGGGTGGTGGCTAAGAAGAGtaattaataagaaaaagagACTTACTTGAAAGATGAAGGATTAGAAGGCCATTCTTGGACATACTTATCCAAGGGATAGCAATGGAGCCTAAGATAGTCTCTCCAATTATGCACAGTCTCTTTCTTTACATTGAAACTTGTGGAGAGTCTCATTGTCTTTGATGGGTCATCTGAGTATAGTTTCATCTTCTCCTCCACCGGCAACTTGAAGAACTCATATGCCACTTCTTCCATTCTCTTCACTTCCTCTAGAGCCACCCCGTGATTTATAACCTTTTTAAGTTCATCATTAACCAACATCAaataaacatatatttttagtaCATACTATGCACATGCTATGTATTCTACAATCATATTATAATTTCGGTGTATCGAgaataaaactattttaaagAATGAGAATGttatgaaactaaaaaaatgtattatttaatttattttatatattttatattaataattaattttagtttatagGATTATTAAAAGTATAGGGGGAATATTTTGAAAATGGAGTGGGACCTGGAAGAAGCCATAGAACTTGCAGGCATCACCGACTTGTTGAATAATCTGGGATCTGTCGGAGGAACCAAGGTCGATGATAGGAACGTCTTCACACTCAGACACTTCGGAGAGACGAGGACGCTCGGATTCTGGTCTGACATAGCTTTGGGGCAAGTTTGAGTAACGGATTCCGGAAGAGAGCACTTTGGCGTCcattaatttatttatgaagATAGGTAATAACAAGGATATGATGGGGAAGAGGACAAAACAAATTAAAGgcaccaaagaaaagaaagattaAACAAAAAAACAGGACAGAAAAGCAGAGAGCGCGGTTCCCTTTTGGAGTTTGGTCTTACTAAGCAGTAAGGAGGTTCGAGGAAGATGAGGTAGAAGCAGAGTGATATGTTATTCATTTATATAATAATGTGAAGCCTTCATTAGGGATGTGGGTGAAGTAGAAAGACTATTTTGCATTGACTTAAGTCTACGTTGTCGCACTTCTATTGGTTTACTCTATCTTAGTCCTATAAGTATTCTCTTAGATCCCCTTGTAAAAGGGTGTGGAACTGTGGATGCCTTTcattattttagtaattaattgataataagtaatgaatattttttattaatattagttaatattttatttttatataaaacttaaaatttaacacTCAATATTCAAAGTGTTATTaaatgttaataaaaaataataaattttatttgtcatGTAATAACATTATTCATTAACAATTTAgttataaattttgaatttaaattaatgTTGATATATAAGATTATATATGCTATATACTTTAATATCATAtttgttatttatatatatttaataaattaaaaaatatatgaataaaaatattagtatttatTAGTACACTAATATTATTATACAACGAGAACGCCGAAAACATGAAATTTGGACAGATGAATCTTATATGAATGATCAAGATCATAACATAAAGTTATAAAAGTTTTTTTCTCTGTGACATTTTATACTAATCAAGTAATGATATACAGAAAACCTACGttgttttttaaaatgtttttaacgataaaatacaaatatttaaaaaaattctcgatttattaaataaaaataaaggtcCGACACATATAAGAAGCTACACTCAAGTGACCTTTTACATTTAACAAAGACAATTAATCAGAATTTGTTAAACCTGCACTtctaattaaagaaaaattatacaTATTGATGTTAAGACTTGAGAGTTTCATCCTATAAAACGACACTGCACTCTATATATTACTAGTGAACTCCCCGAGTTTCTGAGCTCTTACAAACATTTTGTTTAATTGAATttgggtaaagtatattttttagtttgtctccgaaattttattaaaagttttaaaaattttttaatttaatttcaaaaattttttatttgcaatAAATGTATATTATTGATAacctaatttttaaaaaattagaactaattcaacaataatatataataattatgtctaatttatttatattaaaagttactcttataaaattattgttaaattgactataattttttttaaaaaaatagtagttaaagataaatttaatgcaaattaaattattttaagacAAAAtgaagacaaaataaaataaaatttaaaaatattttaaaattttttaataaattttaaaaaaataaaaatatactttatttaatttaatttaattagaataaaatattattttaatttttaaaatttttattgaaaattaaaatcgccttcaatttttttttttcaaaaacctCCCTATCCTTCAAAAGTTAATTTTAACCTTTTTAAAAACTTATTATAATTAAGAACGTTTTATAAAAGAGCAAAAATGTTGGaaacaattctaattttcaattaaaatactaaaaataaaataatactttacccATTTAATTACTAATTATGCGTTAGGCAAAATTAAAGGGCTAAGAGGTTGAGCCCGCATACACAAGTAGTGGAGTTGCATGGAGTGATCAATTAATTGAAGTATTTAAATTTCGGGTCGTCTCATAAaaaattgcaatgaagtgatcaattattggctatggaagaacaagaagggtttgatttgataaaatggtaagaaaataaatgacaagaaaagtaaagcaAACAACTAAGGAAAGCAATTAATAAAGAGggacattcatggcaaggattgagaatataggctttc
This sequence is a window from Arachis stenosperma cultivar V10309 chromosome 10, arast.V10309.gnm1.PFL2, whole genome shotgun sequence. Protein-coding genes within it:
- the LOC130955670 gene encoding protein DOWNY MILDEW RESISTANCE 6 — protein: MDAKVLSSGIRYSNLPQSYVRPESERPRLSEVSECEDVPIIDLGSSDRSQIIQQVGDACKFYGFFQVINHGVALEEVKRMEEVAYEFFKLPVEEKMKLYSDDPSKTMRLSTSFNVKKETVHNWRDYLRLHCYPLDKYVQEWPSNPSSFKETVSNYCKGVRALGMRIQELISESLGLEKEYINNVLGEQGQHMAVNYYPPCPEPELTYGLPGHTDPNALTILLQDLHVSGLQVFKDGKWLAVKPHPNAFVINIGDQLQALSNGIYKSVWHRAIVNSEKPRLSVASFLCPCDSALISPAKPLTEDENGAVYRGFTYAEYYKTFWSRDLVKEHCLELFKNK